One window from the genome of Streptomyces cadmiisoli encodes:
- a CDS encoding beta-galactosidase, with protein MEGVRLERRRLLVDGVPRILMAGEVHYFRLHRRDWADRLDKLVAAGCTAVASYMPWLVHETASGTVDLTGATSEYRDLVGFLELAAERDLLVIARPGPFIMAELKNEGIPFRIYREHPAAIPLGWDGERGPTQTLDYLEPGYLAQAERWFAEIMPVLADRLVTRGGPVAAVQLDNEVGMLSWVTNTPELTDRTLHDLASWAIEHWGADDARQRYGADPREPEAWVAQWRAGGTRGGSEAQQLALHHDLGAHHRDRYARYLLRLREMAVQHGIHGVPFLVNLHGTSEGRGRTFPIGISQLSKAYAGMPQTTSGSDHYLGELTVENVPDLYVMNAFMAAVHDADQPLTSLEFESGTGNYVEDLSREASPEATDLKTRLCVAQGNRLISYYLFAGGHNPPLDEPVGDGNDRIAFTGERHGFAAPVDPEGRLSPTYPALRSVVRAVHGAEHLLADMDEEHDDIVLGYVQDHYLTEYTHPEAARRRELVHEVERYRGMGPRDILARALLLGGHSFGAVDLSAAPTSADSALDPAGPAVALATPPVLGRAVQERLAAFVQGGGRLLLHGVLPVLDDDGTPCTVLADTLGVAVTETVDGTVHHFPSVRATDWAGPQPEVRVGVLQRLRATGETDAQPLALDVADGSPVAFEVRTEGGGLAIVMACDYPCHLDFWRALVARLGVHRRLVAHGEAPGLVVTSTADATGQRLLHLVNVAQVPQKFTLDVNGMPLADGAALELPVRSGRMLPVGIRLDGGVLRWATAELDGAGDGSTLLLRRDNGPGSALLETGREVLVDDGSGAEVTEEENGCRLVTWPGGEDGARLRIRLRNGS; from the coding sequence GTGGAAGGAGTGCGGCTGGAGCGGCGCCGACTCCTCGTCGACGGAGTTCCGCGGATCCTGATGGCCGGCGAGGTGCACTACTTCCGCCTCCACCGCCGCGATTGGGCCGACCGTCTCGACAAGCTGGTCGCCGCGGGATGCACCGCAGTCGCCAGCTACATGCCGTGGCTCGTCCACGAGACCGCCTCCGGCACGGTCGACCTGACGGGCGCCACCAGCGAATACCGCGACCTCGTCGGCTTCCTCGAGCTCGCCGCCGAACGCGACCTCCTGGTCATCGCCCGCCCCGGCCCGTTCATCATGGCCGAGCTCAAGAACGAGGGCATACCGTTCCGCATCTACCGCGAACACCCTGCCGCCATACCCCTCGGCTGGGACGGCGAGCGCGGCCCGACACAGACCCTCGACTATCTCGAACCCGGCTACCTCGCCCAGGCCGAGCGCTGGTTCGCCGAGATCATGCCCGTCCTTGCCGACCGACTGGTCACCCGCGGCGGACCGGTCGCAGCGGTGCAGCTCGACAACGAGGTCGGCATGCTCTCCTGGGTCACCAACACCCCTGAGCTGACCGACCGCACCCTCCATGACCTGGCGTCCTGGGCGATCGAGCACTGGGGAGCCGACGACGCGCGACAGCGCTACGGCGCCGACCCGCGCGAACCCGAAGCCTGGGTCGCCCAGTGGCGCGCGGGAGGAACCCGGGGCGGCAGCGAGGCGCAGCAGCTCGCACTCCATCACGACCTCGGAGCCCACCACCGCGACCGCTACGCCCGGTACTTGCTGCGACTGCGCGAGATGGCCGTGCAGCACGGCATCCACGGTGTGCCGTTCCTCGTCAACCTGCACGGAACGTCCGAGGGACGCGGCCGGACGTTCCCGATCGGTATCAGCCAGCTTTCCAAGGCGTACGCGGGCATGCCGCAGACCACTTCGGGCTCCGACCACTACCTCGGCGAACTGACCGTCGAGAACGTCCCGGACCTCTACGTCATGAACGCGTTCATGGCCGCCGTCCATGACGCAGACCAGCCCCTGACCTCCCTGGAGTTCGAGTCCGGCACCGGCAACTACGTCGAGGACCTCAGCCGTGAGGCGAGCCCGGAGGCCACCGATCTGAAGACCCGGCTGTGCGTCGCCCAGGGCAACCGGCTGATCAGCTACTACCTCTTCGCCGGAGGCCACAACCCGCCCCTCGACGAGCCCGTCGGAGACGGCAACGACCGGATCGCCTTCACCGGGGAGCGCCACGGATTCGCCGCCCCCGTAGACCCCGAGGGCCGCCTCAGCCCCACCTATCCGGCCCTCCGGAGCGTGGTCCGGGCCGTCCACGGTGCCGAACACCTGCTGGCCGACATGGACGAGGAGCACGACGACATCGTTCTCGGCTACGTCCAGGACCACTACCTCACCGAGTACACCCACCCGGAAGCCGCCCGGCGGCGCGAGCTCGTCCACGAGGTCGAGCGGTACCGGGGCATGGGCCCCCGCGACATCCTGGCCCGCGCCCTGCTGCTCGGCGGTCACTCCTTCGGGGCGGTCGACCTCTCGGCCGCCCCCACCTCGGCCGACAGCGCACTCGACCCGGCCGGACCGGCCGTGGCCCTGGCCACGCCGCCCGTCCTCGGCCGGGCGGTGCAGGAACGCCTCGCCGCGTTCGTCCAGGGCGGCGGACGCCTGCTGCTGCACGGCGTGCTGCCCGTCCTGGACGACGACGGGACACCGTGCACGGTGCTCGCCGACACCCTCGGCGTCGCCGTCACCGAGACCGTCGACGGCACGGTCCACCACTTCCCGTCCGTGCGGGCCACCGACTGGGCCGGCCCGCAGCCCGAGGTCCGGGTCGGCGTCCTGCAACGCCTGCGCGCCACAGGGGAGACCGACGCGCAGCCGCTCGCCCTCGACGTCGCCGATGGCTCCCCGGTCGCCTTCGAGGTACGGACGGAGGGCGGCGGCCTCGCGATCGTCATGGCCTGCGACTACCCCTGCCACCTCGACTTCTGGCGCGCCCTGGTCGCCCGGCTCGGAGTGCACCGGCGCCTGGTCGCCCACGGCGAGGCGCCCGGCCTCGTCGTCACCAGCACGGCGGACGCGACCGGCCAGCGTCTCCTCCACCTGGTCAACGTCGCCCAGGTCCCACAGAAGTTCACCCTGGACGTGAACGGCATGCCGCTGGCCGACGGTGCCGCGCTGGAACTGCCGGTGCGCAGTGGGCGGATGCTGCCGGTAGGCATCCGCCTGGACGGCGGCGTGCTGCGGTGGGCCACCGCCGAACTGGACGGCGCGGGCGACGGTTCCACCCTCCTGCTGCGCCGTGACAACGGCCCCGGCAGTGCGCTGCTCGAGACCGGCCGGGAGGTCCTCGTCGACGACGGCAGCGGCGCCGAGGTGACAGAGGAGGAGAATGGCTGCCGACTGGTCACCTGGCCGGGCGGCGAGGACGGCGCACGGCTGCGGATCCGGCTCAGGAATGGGTCTTGA
- a CDS encoding alpha-amylase family glycosyl hydrolase: protein MTTTGSGPDNRPATEWLADAVLYQIYPQSFADADGDGIGDFAGIEQRLEHLAWLGVNTVWLNPCFASPFQDAGYDVSDYLTVAPRYGTNDSLARLADSARRHGIRLLLDLVAGHTSDRHPWFTASADDPSDHRYIWAEGDTHPGDGFQPSPGTRPGWYKPNFFPSQPALNFGYARTHPDEPWRQPVDADGPRANRQALRDIMEHWLDLGLSGFRVDMAASLVKDDPGHAESARLWRDMRDWMDKSHPQAALLSEWGDPAVSVPAGFHADFFLQFGAEDDGLKLRSLWNNNTGTVSEGWAPLEPYFGADGTGSLGTFLDGWRTATDAISAAGRGGFVALPTANHDFSRLACGPRTTEQLPAAFAFQLTWPTLPAVYYGDEIGMRYIPDLPEREGSVLGARYNRAGSRTPMQWDATDNAGFSTAAAERLYLPLDPDPARPTVAAQREDPGSLLNLVRRLIALRKSTPELGSQAGVQVLHEGYPFVYLRGGRYLIVVNPRRERSEFTLPEGITSGLTRAQAVEAAGVDVNDDLLTAAGFAYGVFDLGSAGVRVAR, encoded by the coding sequence ATGACGACAACCGGCTCCGGCCCCGACAACCGCCCGGCCACCGAATGGCTGGCCGACGCAGTCCTCTACCAGATCTATCCGCAGAGCTTCGCCGACGCGGACGGCGACGGCATCGGCGACTTCGCCGGCATCGAGCAGCGGCTGGAGCATCTTGCCTGGCTCGGCGTGAACACCGTCTGGCTCAACCCGTGCTTCGCCTCGCCCTTCCAGGACGCCGGCTACGACGTGTCCGACTACCTCACCGTCGCCCCCCGCTACGGCACCAACGACAGCCTGGCCAGGCTCGCCGACAGCGCCCGGCGCCACGGCATACGCCTCCTGCTCGACCTGGTGGCGGGCCACACCTCCGACCGGCACCCGTGGTTCACGGCGTCCGCCGACGACCCCTCCGATCACCGCTACATCTGGGCCGAGGGCGACACCCACCCGGGCGACGGCTTCCAGCCCTCGCCCGGCACCCGCCCCGGCTGGTACAAGCCGAACTTCTTCCCCAGCCAGCCCGCCCTCAACTTCGGCTACGCGCGCACACACCCGGACGAGCCCTGGCGGCAGCCCGTCGACGCCGACGGACCACGAGCCAACCGCCAGGCCCTGCGCGACATCATGGAGCACTGGCTCGACCTGGGCCTGTCCGGATTCCGCGTCGACATGGCCGCCTCGCTCGTCAAGGACGACCCCGGCCACGCCGAGTCGGCCCGCCTGTGGCGCGACATGCGCGACTGGATGGACAAGAGCCATCCGCAGGCCGCGCTCCTGTCCGAGTGGGGCGACCCGGCGGTCTCCGTACCGGCGGGCTTCCACGCCGACTTCTTCCTGCAGTTCGGTGCCGAGGACGACGGCCTCAAGCTGCGCTCCCTGTGGAACAACAACACCGGTACCGTCAGCGAGGGCTGGGCGCCGCTGGAGCCCTACTTCGGGGCCGACGGCACCGGGTCCCTGGGGACCTTCCTCGACGGCTGGCGGACCGCCACCGACGCGATCTCCGCCGCCGGGCGCGGTGGCTTCGTCGCGCTGCCCACCGCCAACCACGACTTCTCCCGCCTCGCCTGCGGACCGCGCACCACCGAGCAGCTTCCCGCGGCCTTCGCCTTCCAGCTCACCTGGCCGACTCTCCCCGCCGTGTACTACGGCGACGAGATCGGCATGCGCTACATTCCCGACTTGCCGGAGCGCGAGGGCAGCGTCCTCGGCGCCCGCTACAACCGGGCCGGTTCGCGCACCCCGATGCAGTGGGACGCCACCGACAATGCCGGCTTCTCCACCGCCGCTGCCGAACGCCTCTACCTCCCCCTGGACCCGGACCCCGCCCGCCCCACGGTCGCCGCCCAGCGCGAGGATCCCGGCTCCCTCCTCAACCTGGTGCGCCGCTTGATCGCCCTGCGCAAGTCGACGCCCGAGCTGGGCAGCCAGGCAGGGGTGCAGGTGCTGCACGAGGGATACCCCTTCGTGTACCTGCGCGGCGGGCGCTACCTGATCGTCGTCAACCCCCGCCGTGAGCGGTCGGAATTCACTCTGCCCGAGGGCATCACCAGCGGCCTGACCCGGGCCCAGGCCGTCGAGGCCGCCGGAGTCGACGTGAACGACGACCTGCTGACCGCCGCGGGCTTCGCGTACGGCGTCTTCGATCTCGGCAGCGCCGGCGTGAGGGTTGCCCGGTGA
- a CDS encoding sulfatase family protein, translating to MTIDQRPNIILFMTDDHAPAAVGAYGSVINKTPSVDRLAAEGAVFENTFCTNAICSPARATLLTGTYSHVNGMTSLEGPDHTFDASQPSFPKLLQESGYQTAIVGKWHLGHGEGHDPEGFDHWEILPEHGVYHDPDFVTAHGRKTYPGYVTDIITDLALNWLDQRDPDKPFCLLIQHKAPHRPFEPAERHRHLYEHEEIPAPPTLHDDLGSRAPAAHEAKMSMEDLTDEDLKGVPVPPGLSPRDEREWRYQRYIKDYLRVIAALDENVGRVLHYLDVTGLEASTAVAYTSDHGFFLGEHGWFDKRFMYEEGMRIPLVLRWPGVTQAGSRHGELVANIDYAPTLLDMAGLAPHSRMQGRSLLPLLKGEDGQEWRDAVYYRYYMHLDVCHNVQACYGIRTRTHKLIHYPGHGSGADGAKDAPRPPAWELFDLTQDPHELHNRYDDPLYADMVKDLTAQLAELQRHFGDTPEGMLPAPTAS from the coding sequence ATGACCATCGACCAGCGTCCGAACATCATCCTGTTCATGACCGACGATCACGCCCCCGCAGCCGTCGGTGCCTACGGCAGCGTGATCAACAAGACCCCGTCGGTCGACCGCCTGGCAGCCGAGGGCGCGGTCTTCGAGAACACCTTCTGCACCAACGCGATCTGCTCGCCCGCCCGCGCCACCCTGCTGACCGGCACCTACAGCCATGTCAACGGCATGACGTCGCTGGAGGGCCCGGACCACACGTTCGACGCGAGCCAGCCGTCGTTCCCGAAGCTGCTCCAGGAGTCGGGCTACCAGACCGCGATCGTCGGCAAGTGGCACCTCGGCCACGGCGAGGGCCACGACCCCGAGGGCTTCGACCACTGGGAGATCCTGCCGGAGCACGGCGTCTACCACGACCCCGACTTCGTCACCGCCCACGGCAGGAAGACGTACCCGGGCTACGTCACCGACATCATCACCGACCTCGCGCTGAACTGGCTCGACCAGCGCGACCCCGACAAGCCCTTCTGCCTGCTGATCCAGCACAAGGCGCCGCACCGCCCGTTCGAGCCCGCCGAACGCCACCGGCACCTGTACGAGCACGAGGAGATCCCCGCCCCGCCCACCCTCCACGACGACCTCGGCAGCCGCGCCCCTGCCGCGCACGAGGCGAAGATGAGCATGGAGGACCTCACGGACGAGGACCTCAAGGGCGTACCGGTGCCGCCCGGACTGTCACCACGCGACGAGCGCGAGTGGCGCTACCAGCGCTACATCAAGGACTACCTCCGGGTGATCGCCGCCCTCGACGAGAACGTCGGCCGTGTGCTGCACTACCTCGACGTCACCGGCCTGGAGGCCTCGACCGCCGTCGCGTACACCTCGGACCACGGTTTCTTCCTCGGCGAGCACGGCTGGTTCGACAAGCGGTTCATGTACGAGGAGGGCATGCGCATCCCGCTGGTGCTCCGCTGGCCCGGAGTCACCCAGGCCGGTTCCCGCCACGGTGAACTGGTGGCCAACATCGACTACGCCCCCACTCTGCTGGACATGGCGGGCCTGGCGCCCCATTCCCGTATGCAGGGCCGGTCGCTGCTACCCCTCCTGAAGGGGGAGGACGGGCAGGAGTGGCGGGACGCCGTCTACTACCGCTACTACATGCACCTGGACGTCTGCCACAACGTCCAGGCCTGCTACGGCATCCGCACCCGCACGCACAAGCTCATCCACTACCCGGGCCACGGCTCGGGCGCGGACGGAGCCAAGGACGCGCCGCGCCCGCCCGCCTGGGAACTGTTCGACCTGACACAGGACCCGCACGAGCTGCACAACCGCTACGACGACCCGCTGTACGCGGACATGGTCAAGGACCTGACGGCACAACTTGCCGAACTCCAGCGCCACTTCGGTGACACGCCGGAGGGCATGCTGCCCGCGCCGACCGCTTCCTGA
- a CDS encoding formylglycine-generating enzyme family protein: MSDDPGRSACCAPQRPPQARTAAATAIRVEHAPAAAAPRGGWRELPGGPFLMGSEDSPYPADREGPVREETVDAFTMGATAVTHAEFAVFADATGYRTDAERLGWSFVFGGFLPDDFPPTRAAAATPWWRQVHGADWRHPEGPASVLDGRDDHPVVHVSYDDALAYCRWAGVRLPSEAEWEYAARGGLEGEPYPWGDERDPGGEYRMNIFRGTFPGGNTAADGYRGTCPVDAFPANAYGLFNMTGNVWEWCADRFAPGARVLKGGSHLCHESYCLRYRTSARMGNTPDSSSGNIGFRVVRGPETREGREL, encoded by the coding sequence GTGAGCGACGACCCGGGTCGCTCGGCCTGCTGCGCCCCGCAGCGGCCCCCGCAGGCACGCACGGCAGCGGCGACCGCGATCCGCGTCGAGCACGCCCCCGCTGCCGCCGCCCCGCGGGGTGGCTGGCGGGAGCTGCCCGGTGGTCCCTTCCTCATGGGCAGCGAAGACTCCCCGTACCCGGCGGACCGCGAGGGCCCGGTCCGCGAGGAGACGGTCGACGCCTTCACCATGGGCGCGACAGCCGTCACCCACGCGGAGTTCGCCGTCTTCGCCGACGCCACCGGCTACCGTACGGACGCCGAACGCCTCGGCTGGTCCTTCGTTTTCGGGGGCTTCCTCCCCGACGACTTCCCGCCGACCCGCGCGGCGGCCGCCACCCCCTGGTGGCGGCAGGTCCACGGCGCCGACTGGCGCCACCCGGAGGGCCCCGCATCCGTCCTCGACGGCCGCGACGATCACCCGGTGGTCCACGTGTCGTACGACGACGCCCTCGCGTACTGCCGCTGGGCGGGGGTGCGGCTCCCGTCCGAGGCCGAGTGGGAGTACGCCGCCCGCGGCGGCTTGGAGGGCGAGCCGTACCCCTGGGGGGACGAACGCGACCCGGGCGGCGAGTACCGCATGAACATCTTCCGCGGCACGTTCCCGGGAGGTAACACCGCCGCCGACGGCTACCGCGGGACCTGCCCGGTGGATGCCTTCCCGGCCAACGCCTACGGCCTTTTCAACATGACGGGCAACGTGTGGGAATGGTGCGCGGACCGGTTCGCCCCGGGCGCCCGCGTCCTCAAGGGCGGTTCGCACCTGTGCCACGAGTCGTACTGCCTGCGCTACCGCACATCGGCCCGCATGGGCAACACCCCGGACAGCTCCAGCGGGAACATCGGGTTCAGAGTGGTGCGGGGACCGGAGACCCGAGAGGGGCGAGAGCTCTGA
- a CDS encoding SMI1/KNR4 family protein, translating to MSELSRSSDTLSALVALLPSDRSSPVDWGAVETWLGTTLPTDYKTLASYGPLDIGDFVWLHSPCVRDGLFDYGSWLTSTHRNCRIGSRGAPPYEPPVFWPEAGGLLALGETRAASCLLWDTSASDDPDAWPVVIFHRDAVYQGVNPWLNYGTPLSETLAAVLRDGLSLPGAGTLGPLPATARRTAFLEEAQPWTPPSRDAEAAAQARRRAALTEGTGLQALRVLLPPPAEPYLGEADWDWVYGQLGTRLPAEYVTLTETYGGSGWLGWLSLPAPLDTGRSGLVAEQWYRDGYRRLRANHPQYHPLPVWPEKGGFLPFASTIDGDQICWLTEGDDPDGWPLIVVPRHAEQGGPLPMGLTDTLLAWLRGRFRWEGFPGFDADDDPLEFIKLESYG from the coding sequence GTGTCGGAGCTCTCACGCTCGTCGGACACTCTCTCCGCGCTCGTGGCGCTGCTGCCCTCCGACCGGTCGTCGCCGGTCGACTGGGGCGCCGTCGAGACCTGGCTCGGGACGACGCTGCCGACCGACTACAAGACGCTGGCGTCGTACGGCCCACTCGACATCGGTGACTTCGTCTGGCTGCACAGTCCGTGTGTGCGCGACGGTCTTTTCGACTACGGCTCCTGGCTGACGTCGACCCACCGCAACTGCCGCATCGGCTCCCGAGGCGCTCCGCCGTACGAGCCACCCGTGTTCTGGCCGGAGGCGGGCGGGCTGCTCGCCCTGGGGGAGACCCGGGCGGCCAGTTGTCTGCTCTGGGACACGTCGGCGTCCGACGATCCCGACGCCTGGCCGGTCGTCATCTTCCACAGGGACGCGGTGTACCAGGGTGTGAATCCTTGGCTCAACTACGGGACGCCCCTGTCGGAGACCCTCGCCGCGGTCCTGCGGGACGGGCTGTCGCTGCCCGGCGCCGGGACGCTCGGGCCGCTGCCCGCCACGGCGCGCCGCACGGCGTTCCTTGAGGAAGCGCAGCCCTGGACGCCGCCGAGCCGGGACGCGGAGGCCGCCGCGCAGGCTCGGCGCCGGGCAGCGCTCACCGAGGGCACCGGGCTTCAGGCGCTGCGGGTCCTGCTGCCGCCACCGGCCGAGCCGTACCTCGGTGAAGCCGACTGGGACTGGGTGTACGGGCAGTTGGGCACGCGGCTGCCCGCCGAGTACGTCACGCTGACGGAGACCTATGGCGGCAGCGGCTGGCTGGGCTGGCTGAGCCTGCCCGCGCCCTTGGACACCGGTCGCTCCGGGCTGGTGGCCGAGCAGTGGTACCGCGACGGCTACCGCAGACTGCGCGCGAATCACCCCCAGTACCATCCCCTGCCGGTCTGGCCGGAGAAGGGCGGCTTCCTGCCGTTCGCGTCGACCATCGACGGTGACCAGATCTGCTGGCTGACGGAGGGCGACGATCCCGACGGCTGGCCGCTGATCGTGGTACCCCGGCACGCGGAGCAGGGCGGGCCGCTGCCGATGGGTCTCACGGACACGTTGCTGGCCTGGCTTCGGGGGCGTTTCCGGTGGGAGGGCTTTCCCGGGTTCGACGCGGACGACGATCCGCTGGAGTTCATCAAGCTGGAGAGCTACGGCTGA
- a CDS encoding MmpS family transport accessory protein: MITAAVALAACGALVLYGVLSPGGEQQKKKPQVPTASVTYEVTGTGTADITYQARSKSGKATVVKAAALPWSRTVPVPLGRSPIVSIVLGEQGGQARCAVAVRGQHLQSATASGGFGRATCTGTLPNASPSPDPADASAG; the protein is encoded by the coding sequence GTGATCACAGCCGCCGTGGCGCTCGCCGCCTGCGGCGCCCTCGTGCTGTACGGGGTGCTCTCCCCGGGCGGCGAGCAGCAGAAGAAGAAGCCCCAGGTGCCAACCGCCTCCGTCACCTACGAGGTGACCGGCACCGGCACTGCCGACATCACCTACCAGGCGCGCAGCAAGTCCGGGAAAGCCACCGTCGTGAAGGCGGCAGCCCTGCCCTGGAGCAGGACCGTGCCGGTCCCGCTCGGCCGCAGCCCCATCGTGAGCATCGTGCTCGGCGAGCAGGGCGGCCAGGCCCGCTGCGCCGTCGCCGTACGCGGCCAGCACCTGCAGAGCGCCACCGCGAGCGGCGGGTTCGGGCGCGCCACATGCACCGGGACGCTACCGAACGCCAGTCCGAGCCCGGACCCGGCCGACGCATCCGCGGGCTGA